The sequence below is a genomic window from Desulfatirhabdium butyrativorans DSM 18734.
TCTCTCGCCATTTCCCTGATCATCGGTTTCATTCTGGGGATTCTCACAGAGCGGATTTTTCTGGATCGGCTGATCGGTGAACCGGTTCTATCCGTCATCATGGTCACCGTGGGGCTGAGTTTCTTTTTCAAAGGAATTGTTGAGTTGTTATGGGGGACCGACACCCGGGTATTCAATCCGCCGGTGTTTTCCATGGAGCCGATCAAGTTCGGTCCCATCGTCGTTGGGCAGGTCTATGTGTGGAGCTTTGTTGCCGCCATGATTCTGCTGGTGGTTTTCGTTTCATTTTTCAAATACACGCAATGGGGGTTGTCGATGCAGGCGACTGCAGACGACGAGATGGCAGCGCTCTCCGTCGGGGTGAGCGCACGTTTCGTGTATGCAGCGGCCTGGGCCATTGCCTTCATGGCTGCCGGGGTCGGCGGAACCTTGCTTGGAAACATCAATGGGTTGAATATCTCGGTCGGCTATCTGGGGCTACTGGTGCTGCCTGCCGTCGTGCTGGGCGGATTGAATTCCATACCGGGCGCCATTGTCGGCGGGCTCATCATCGGGGTGCTTCAGAATCTTGCAGGCGCCTATCTCGACAGATATTTCCCCGGGGGTGTCAAGGAAATCGCACCGTTTGTTTTCATGGCCATTTTCCTGCTGTTCAAACCCCATGGACTCTGGGGCTGGGAGCGAATTGAACGGGTATAACGAACGATAACGGAGTGATGCAATGTCCACAACCTTTCTGCCGTGCGGTGTGTATCATGAAAATTACGCGCAGGATCATGCGTGGTTTCAAACAAACCTGATCAAGGGCAAGATGATCCTGCTCTTTGTGCTGCTGTACCTGGTCGTCCCCTGGGTGGCGGACGTCTACTGGATCAGTGTCATGAATCAGGTAGGCTACACGATCATGGGCGCGCTGGGGGTGCAACTGCTCATTGGCTATTGCGGGCAGCTTACCCTGGGACATGCGGCATTCATCGCCGTTGGCGCCTATACGAGTACGCTGCTGATTCTGGAATTTCCCTGGCCGCAATTCCTTCTCGATGTGGGGTTGGCCTATCCGATCAGTATTTTTGTGGCAGCCATCGTGGCCGGTATCTGGAGCGTTTTGTTCGGCCTTCCTTCGGCACGGGTCAAGGGGTTTTACCTGATCCTGACAACGATGGCCGCACAATTTATTACCGTCGATTTTCTGATTACCCAGTACATTAGCCAGATCGGCGGAAGAGGGCAGGCGTTTTCCCTTCCTGCCGGAACGATCAAGATCGGTCCCTGGACAATTGACAGCGACGTCAAGGTTTATTACATGATTTTGACCTTTGTGGTGATCTGTATCGCAGGCGTGGCCAATCTCGTACGCTCTCGTGTGGGCAGAGCCTGGATCGCCATCCGAGACAACGATATTTCCGCCGAGGTGATGGGTATCAATATCGTTCAGTACAAACTGATGGCGTTTTTTGTGGCGGGCTTCATTGGTGGTATCGCAGGCGCCTGCTGGATCAGCAACCTTGCCGCCATCAGCCCGGAGCACTTTCCCTGGTTCTGGTCCTTGTGGCTGGTCGGGGTCATCCTGATCGGCGGTGTAGGCTCGATTCACGGAACGGTTTTTGGAGCGCTGTTCATGGTTGTCGTCATGGAACTGCTGCAGATGGCTGTGATGCCGCTATCCGATGCCTACCCGAAATTGCTGATGGATTTTCTCTTTATCAAGGAAGCCGCATTTGGTCTTTCGATCTGCCTGTTTCTGCTGTTCGAGCCCAATGGACTGGCCTATCGCTGGTGGCAGATCAAGAATTATTTCAACCTGTGGCCGTTTTCGTATTAGATAAACGGCATTTCATGATGGTGATCCGGAGATTCATTCCCGGGTTCGAAAAGGAGGTGAGGCGTACGACAGGCCGATGCGATATGGATCGGAAATGGGTTGATGGATCGGGGGACGTAGAACGGGATGACAGAAACAACAAAGGAGGAAAGGGCATGAAACCGAAACGTTCGTGGTGGGTTTGGTTGTCGATTGTGATGATTTTGGGATGGGCCGCAGGCGCCGGAGCTGCCGATGAAATCAATATCGGTGCCTTGAACGACATGACGGGAGCTACATCCGATGTCGGCAAGGACTATGCCTTGGGTATTGCCGAGGCCATCAACTACATCAACGACACCGGGGGTATCAACGGCAAGAAAATCAAGTTGTTTCAGTTTGACTATGGATATCGCATTCCCGAGGCATTGACGAAGTACAGCCTGTTCAAGCAAAAAAAATGCGTGGCGGTTCTTGGCTGGGGAACCGGGGATACGGAAGCGCTTGCGCCCACCGTTGGCAAAGATAAAATGCCCTATATTTCGGCATCCTATTCGGGTCATCTGTGCGACCCCAAAAAGGCCCCTTACAACCTGTTCTTTTCAACGGACTACTCCACGCAGGCGCGGGGTTTGATCACGGCCTGGTTTGACAAGAAATGGCCGAAAAAACCTGACTTTGGAAAGCGAAAACCGCGAATCGTCTTCGCTTACATGTTTGCATCCCCTTTCAGCAGCGCTTCCATCAAGGCAGCCGAGGACCAGGCAACCATGCTTGGGTTCGAAGTCGGCCCGAAACAGGACGTATCCTTGTTCGCCATCGATACCAAGAGCCAGATCCTCGCCATGAAAGATTTCAAACCGGATGTCGTTCTGCATACAAACACCGTGATGTCGGTTGCGGCCACCATTCGTGATGCCTATGCGCTCGAGTTGGGAGCTGACAACATCATCGTGAATTGGGGATTTGACGAGGCGCTGCCGGTTCTTGCCGGTAAAGCCGCCGAAGGGGCCATGGGATGTGCGCCCTGGGCGTTCTTCGGGCAGGATGTGAAGCTGATGGACAAGGTCAAGGAATATGCCCAGAAATTCAATCCGGGTATTCCGCTGGAAAAGCGAACGATTCACACCATACAGGCATGGGCGAATGCCATGGGGCTTGCCGAAGCACTGAAGCGGGCTGACAAGGCCGGGGATCTCACGGGTGAAGGCATTCTGAAAAAAGGCTTTGAGACCATGAGAAACTATGAAATCGGTCTGGGTCTGGCCCCGGTGTCGTTTACGCCGACGGACCACCGGCCGCAGAGCAAGGCCCGGATTTATGAATACAAGGATGGCAAGTTCGTCATGATGGACGAAGTCGATCTGAAAGCCAGATGGCCGGAAAAATGGGAAAAAGAGTGGCTGGGATGGTAAATCAAAGGAGGGCCCGAGCTTGTCAGCCGAGACGATTCTGAAAATCAACAATATCGAAGTCAAGTACCACGAAGTCATCCTGGTGATCAAAGGGGTTTCCATCGAAATTCCCAAGGGGGGTATCGTTGCGCTTCTGGGGGCCAACGGTGCTGGAAAGAGCACCACGCTGAAAGCCGTCTCGGGTCTTCTGAACCACGAAGACGGCGAGGTCACAGACGGCTCCATCGAATTCATGGGTGAGCGGATCGATAAGATGCGGGCCGAAAAAATCGCGAAGCTCGGTATCGTCCAGGTGATCGAAGGGAGACGGGTCTTCGAGCATCTGACCGTCGAAGAAAACCTCAAGGTCGGCGCCCACCTGCGGAAAAAGGAAGGCCGCTCCGTCAAAGACGGGCTGGATATGGTCTATCATTATTTCCCGAGGCTCAAGGAAAAGCGCAACGAAACCGCCGGATTCATCAGTGGCGGCGAGCAGCAGATGACGGTCGTGGGCAGGGCCCTGATGACGAGCCCAAAGCTCATTTTGCTGGACGAGCCCTCCATGGGTCTTGCACCGATGCTGATCCACGAGATATTCAACATCATCACGCGGCTCAACCGGGAAGAGGGGATATCGATCCTTCTGGTGGAACAGAACGCCAAGCTGGCCCTGAACGTGGCGCCCCATGCATACGTGATGGAAAACGGCAGGATCGTCATGGACGATACGGCGGAAAAACTCAAGCAAAACCCGGATATCAAGGATTTCTATCTCGGTTTGAAGGATGTCGGCACCCGGAAGAGCTTCCGGGATGTCAAACACTACAAGCGGCGAAAACGCTGGCTTGCCTGAAAAGGAGAAGGGGGAGAGGACCATGCGCATGCAATCATGGTTTGGAAAATGGACGATCGTTCTGGCTGTCGCTTTGCTGGTCGGCGGATGTGCGGCGATGACGCCACAGCCGACTGCGGATACGTTCAAGGCCCCGGAGGTGACACTCGATTCGATGGAGGTAGCCCATTACTGGGGCTGGTGGTTCTTTGCCAAGACGGTACAACCTACAAAGGGTACGGCCGGGGACTATGGGGCACCGCTCGATCTGGCATTTGTCTTCAATGTACACAATCCAAACACCTTTCCGGTGATGCTCGAAAGCCTGAAATTCACGGTGGCATTCGAGGATTTCGATCTGAACTCCTTGAATTCGGCCGAAACCCAATGGATACCGCCGGGAAAGACGAATCAGGTGCGGGTTCATGGCATGTTCGACGGGCAGCAGTCCCGCCTGAACCTGATGCTGGTCGGGGGGCAGAAACTGAAGGAAAAGGGGGTGGATGCGTTTACCCAGCTCGAGAAGTGGTGGACGACGATTGGCGAAGGTAAATTTCCGGTCAATGTGAAGGAAGGTGCGGCCGTCTTCAAGGCCGATGGCCTGGTTCGTGTTTCGACATTCAAGGGGGCCTATCCGGCACCCTGATAATCTGAAGAGATGTGAGCAGAAGTCTCGAAACACGTGGAAAAACCGGATACTGGCAAGGAGGAAAGAAAGGCATATAGGAAAACGGGTTTCATCCCGGATAGGCAATTCCGGGATGAAACCGACCTTTGGAAAATATGCGGCCTGTTCGAGGGAGTTGCGGTCCGAATAGCCGAGGTCGATCACAGGAATGCCATGAAAATCGGCATGATGAACAATCCATCGGAATCGATTTGCGATGAAGCGGAATTCTGTGGCCAATCGGGGTTCGACTTTCTGGATCTGACCATCGAAGGTCCGAAAGCCGCTGAAGTAGATATTCCCCGGCTGCGCTCAATTCTCGATGCATACGGCATGTTCGTTGTCGGGCATACCGATCCCTGTCTGCCGCATGCCTATCCGAATCCGGAAATCCGGAAGGCCTGTCTTCTGGAATTGAAGCGATGCGCCGCCATTTTTTCCGCACTGGGCGCATCGGTCATGAATATCCATCCCTGTTATTTCTGCCCGCCCGCCATGAGAGCCGATCTGGTCGCCTTCAATATCGAGTCCTTGAGATCGATCGTTGAAATGGCCAGTCCCTATGGTCTTGCCGTGGCCGTCGAAAACTACCAGGCCCCTTTTGACCGCGTGTCCACATTTTCGGAAATCCTCGAAGCCGTGCCGGGTTTGCACTTGCATCTCGATTTCGGGCATGCCAATTTCGGTATGGATAACCATCGGGTTTTCTGCAGGGAACTGGGAGGGACCATCCGGCATGTTCATTTTTCAGACAATCGATCCCGGGCAGACGATCATATGCCTCTCGGGGTTGGAACCGTTGACTGGGAAGATGCGGTAGATTCACTGAAGGCGATCGGCTACGATGGCACCATCACCCTGGAAGTTTTCTGCAACAAGACCATGCGGTGCGCCTATCTGGATCTGAGCAGACGACTGATCCAGGATCTTTGGCGGGCCGGGTCATGATTGACTGTTTTCCTCGATACGGGTGTGAATAACCAGCAGATTGCCCCGTTTCAATTCGATTGCAACACTGTCCTGCAGAAAAACATTGCTGATGCCCCGGCTCGAGCCGAGGGCGAGGTCTTCGTGGTCAAGATCGTACAACAGGCCTTTGAGGCAGACATCCCTTGCGCTTTCGGCAAGTGCGATCAGGGATAGTCCATCCCCTGTCTTTCCGCGAATCGTCATGGCGGCAGGCCCGCGCAGCAGGCGGATCTTGGCGCCGTCTGCGACAAGGCATACATCGATTCCTGCCAGCACGGGATGCAGCAGCAGGCACACATTGCCGATGCTCATGTCCCAGCGCCCCCCGAGAGCCCCGAACACAAGAATCTCTGTTGACCCCTGCTTCACCACCGCATGTTCCAGCGCCAGCTCCAGATCCGTCTGATCCTTTTGAGAAGGAAACTGCAGAATTTCCGGCACCGCCCCCCGGGCTTCATTGAGAAGCGCCGGATCGAGGGAATCCATATCACCGATCAGGGTATCGGTTCGAATGTTCATGGCCGCGCAATAGCGGTACCCGCCGTCGACGGCAATGACCCGGTCTACGGGTTGAATGCATTCGAGGCATTCCAGCCGGAAAGCGGGGGTTCCATTGGCGACGATAACGGTTCGGCGGCGGGTTGGATGGGGCATGGTCATCTTGATGGCAACTTGGAATTACAGAAAGTGCAGATACCGCACGCCGACATCGTATCGATCTGCGTCAACCTCGGCCTGTCTGCACCAGCGGACCTCCGCCACCGTCATGTAGGGCAGCTTGATATCTTCTTCAGTCCCGGTTTCTTTCAAGATCATCCCCGGTGTCTGAATGCGAAGAATGCCGCCAGGGGTGAACGGGCGCCTGGATTGAAAATACAGGCCATCCCTGCTGCAATTGGCGGTCATGCCGTTTGTTGCTGCCGTCTGGTTCACATATCCGCAACTGATGGGCACCTGTTTTGGGTACCTGCTGCTGGTTCTTTTTTCGGCTCGGGGTGACATGGCGGGCTCCTTTCTGTCCGTCTTTTCGCAAAACGACACAACAGATCGAAAAAGCCAAATTTGAAAAGCGGGCTGATGGGCTGCGCTGGTAATTGCGGTGTCCAACAGGAAGATGGAACAGGCGCTACTTTGAAAAATAGGAGAAGATATACCCGAAAACGTACTTTTCTAAAGTAATACATCACGGCCGAATGTCAACCGGTGATCAGAGACTGGTGACAAGAGACATTTTGGTAGGTTTCCAATACGTCAAATCTGATCGGCGGCCCATTGGATTGCGGCTTTCAGCAGGACTTCTTCGGAAACGGATTCTTCGGGAAGCGCGAGTTCCTCGATGAGCGCCTGCCTGCTTCGAAATGTATCGAGATCATAGATGGCCGTAAAGATCAGATCCCGCATCGCGGGTGTCAGTGATTTGGGTTTGAGGCGGTTGACCGCTTCGATCAAGCTCAATACCCGGTCATTCATTTCTTCGTATGTGTTCAACCCCTGCTGTTCGATCCATTCCGCAAGAGGCATTCCTTTTCCACCATCCATCCATCCCTTGCAATGCGGCTCCCGGATGAGGGCGTATTGAACTGTAATGCGGCCTGTCTGCCGCGATTTGGCGGCCATGCGGATCAGGGGATATGTCCGGCATGAGGCTGGTCTGTCCTCATAAACGGTGCAGCCGTTTTCTGAAAGAAAGGGGCATGCGAATTGCTTTTCCGCTACCGGTTTCAAACTGACCATGGGCAGGCCCGTTTCGGGGCCTGTGAACCGGATGGTGTACCGGGCCAGAAATTCGCCTGACGGCAGGTTCAGGGCGTTTTTCAGCCGCAACACGTCGTAGGGGGTGAGCACCTGGTCGAGGTCGTGGCAGCATTCGGTAAAGCAACTGACCGAAGGTTCGCAGGAAAAAGGCATGATATCGGTTTTCCGGATAAAAATCATTTCGGTTTCCATTTGGATCGATCCTTTTTTGATGCGTCATTCAGGGTGGTGAGCGCCGTATGATGATCGAATATCTTTTGCGGAAATCCATATCAAAAATGGCTCCGATATGGCAAGGCTCTTTCTGGCCATCATGGATGGGGAAAATCATGGCTTGACATTCAAAATATTGAAGTCTATTCATTGCGGCCGTAGAAATGCGTCTTGGGGACGGTTTGATCAACTACAATTCAATCTTGGAAAAGGAGAAGATGGTTCATGGACTTGCCGAAGTATGAAGTTGGAAAAACCACGATCGGAGAATTGGTAGACAACGTGGCGGATCAGTTTGGCCAGAAGCGGGCGCTCATATATCCAAAACTCGGCATCGACTACACCTATAGCCAGTTTCGGGATGCTTGCAACGAAATCGCCCGGGCATTCATGGCGCTCGGCATTCAGAAAGGGGAGCATATCGCCATCTGGGCGAACAATGTCCCGGAATGGGTGCTGACCCAATTTGCCACCGGCAAGATGGGAGCGGTTCTCGTTACCGTCAATACCAATTACCGGAGCTTCGAGCTCGAATACCTGTTGAAACAGTCCGATTCAACCACACTGCTGATGATCGGCGGCGTTCGGGAACCGGATGAATACCTGAAGGTCATCAACGAGATTTGTCCGGAGCTGAAAGAATGCAAACCAGGGCAGCTCAAAAGCGCGCGGGTTCCTTTATTGAAAAATGTCATCTTTCTCGGAAAGGGACATCATCCAGGGATGTTCACCTGGAACGATATCATGGCCATGGCCCGGCAGGTCAGCGAGGCGGAGCTCGCCAAACGTCAGTCATCTCTCAATGCCGATGATGTCATCAACATGCAATACACATCCGGCACGACGGGTTTTCCAAAAGGGGTCCAGCTTACCCATACCAATCTGATCGGCAACGCGAAAAGCATTGCGGAATGCCAGAAGCTCTCCGCCAGGGACTGCATGTGCATCCCGGTGCCGTTTTTTCATTGCTTCGGCTGCGTGCTGGGAACCCTCACCTGTGTGGTTTCGGCAACAACGATGGCGCCGGTTGTGGCGTTCAATCCCGTCGATGTTCTCGAAACCGTCGAGGCATGCAAATGCACGGCTCTGCATGGCGTGCCTACCATGTTCATTGCCGAACTCGAGGAAATGAAGAATCGAAAATACGACACCTCACACCTGCGGACCGGAATCATGGCCGGCTCCCCTTGTCCGATCGAAGTGATGAAGCAGGTGATCGATGTGATGGGCGCAACGGAAATGTGCATCACCTACGGCCAGACGGAGGCATCTCCCGGTATTACCATGACGCGAACCACCGACCCGCTGGAACGGAAGGTGGCCACCGTCGGCAAGGCCCTTCCCGATGTCGAGGTCAAGATCGTCGATACGGGCACGGGGGAAACGGTTCCGCCCGGGGTTCAGGGGGAACTCTGTACCCGGGGGTACCACGTCATGAAAGGGTATTACAAGAATCCGGAAGGCACGGCCAGGGCCATCGACAAGGATGGCTGGCTGCATACCGGGGATTTGGCCATCATGGATGAAGAGGGCTATTGCAAGATTACCGGGAGGATCAAGGATATGATCATCCGGGGCGGAGAGAACATCTATCCCCGTGAAATCGAGGAATTTCTCTATACCCACCCGTTCATCAAGGATGTCCAGGTGGTCGGCGTGCCCAGCAGGAAATACGGGGAGGAAGTCGCGGCCTATATTCAAGTGAAAAACGGCAATTCCCTGAGCGCCGAAGAGCTCAAGGCATTCTGCAAGGACAAGATTTCCTTTCACAAAATCCCGGCCTTCTTTTTCTTTGTGAACGAATATCCGACAACGGCCAGCGGAAAGATTCAGAAATACAAACTCCGGGAAAAGGCCATTCAGGAACTGCACCGGGAAGAAGACGCCAAAACCGCCACGGCATGAGCGGGTTGCCCCATGTGTGAACGGGCCTGAAGGCGTTCAGGCCCGTTGCTTTTTTTGAAGTCAGAAGAACTGAGTTATTAACCCATTGAATTGCCATCCCTTACGAATCATTTTTTCAGCCCCTTCCTATCGCCGTGCACCTTTCCCCATCGATTCTCCGCATAGAATTCTATTGATTTGTTGGTCAATCTGTGATGAAGAATACCTCTTCGAAGAATGCTGCGCTTGAAGAGCGGCGCTATGCATGGTGTTTTCCAGACCAGCCGGCCGCCTGTTGGATGGCGGCTTTTTTATCTATCATAGCGAAGGAGGACGGAATGTTTCGGATTGTCAATCGAGAAGAAATGGCAGGGGGAACGATCATATTGAATGAGATCGAGGCTCCCCTCATCGCAAAAAAAGCCAAACCCGGGCAATTTGTCATTTTGAAAGCGACGGAAACCGGGGAGCGGATCCCGCTGACCATGGCGGATACCGATCGGCAGAAAGGCACGATTACCATCATTTACATGGTGGTTGGTAAAAGTACGGCCCTCTTCAAAACTCTGAAAGTGGGCGATGGGTATCAGGATGTCATCGGCCCGCTCGGTAAACCCACCCATATCGAAAAAGTGGGCAAGGTGGTATGTGTCGGCGGCGGAACCGGTATCGCCGTGCTGCATCCCATCACCCGTGCCTTGAAGGAAATCGGGAATCATGTCATCAGCATTATCGGCGCCAGGACAAAGGATCTGTTGATCCTCGAAGACCGCATGAAAGCTGTTTCCACGGAGCTGCATGTGTGTACGGACGATGGTTCCTACGGCCACCATGGTTTTGTCACCGAAGTGCTCAAGGATGTGCTGGCGAAGGGTGATGTCCGGCTGGCTGTCGCCATCGGACCGGTGCCCATGATGAAATTCGTATCGAAGATCACCAAGGAATTCAATGTGCCGACCATGGTCAGCCTCAATCCCATCATGGTGGACGGGACCGGAATGTGCGGTGGATGCCGGGTCAGTGTGGGTGGAGAAACCAAATTCGCCTGTGTCGACGGCCCCGAATTCGACGGACACCAGGTCGATTACGACGAATTGATGCGAAGGCTGCAAGCCTATTGCGAAGACGAAAAGAAATGCTACAACGATTTCTGTACGATGCAGCAGGCTTCCTGATCTGAATCGACAACCGCCAACCGGCATTGTCATCGATATGATATCCAACCATCCTGATTGTGGAGGAAAACGATATGGCTGAAAAACCCGAAACCAAAAAAGCGACGCCCCGACAGAAAATGCCGGAGCAAAAACCCGAGATCCGAAGAAGAAATTTCGAAGAAGTGCCGATCGGCTATTCCGTGGAAAACGCCATGGCGGAGGCGAGCCGCTGCCTGCAGTGCAAGAAGCCGGGCTGTGTGGAAGGATGCCCGGTCAATGTGGATATTCCCGGCTTCATTCATTTGATAACCCAGGGCGATTTGACCGGGGCCATTCGGCACATCTGGGAACAGAACGCCCTTCCGGCCGTATGCGGCCGGGTTTGCCCGCAGGAGATCCAGTGCGAAGGCAACTGTATTGTGGGCAAAAAAGGAGAGCCAGTCGCCATCGGCAATCTGGAGCGTTTTGTGGCGGATTACGAACGGATGCACGGTACGGGTGCGCTGCCGCCGAAGCAGGCGCCAACAGGAAAGAAAGTGGCCGTTGTCGGCTCTGGTCCTGCCGGTCTGACGGTGGCAGGCGACCTGCTGCGAAAAGGTCATGAGGTCACCATTCTCGAGGCGTTTCACAAACCCGGCGGCGTTCTGGTTTATGGAATTCCGGAATTCAGACTGCCCAAGGACATCGTTTTTTCCGAAGTGGCGTTTTTGGAGCGGATGGGAGCCAGGCTCGAATGCAATGCCGTGGTGGGCAGAACCGTTTCGCTCGATGAGCTCTTCGAAGAAGGCTATGAGGCCATATTCCTGGGCGTGGGCGCGGGTTTGCCGAAATTCTTGAATGTCCCGGGAGAAAACCTGATCGGCATCCTTTCCGCCAATGAATACCTGACCCGGACCAACCTCATGAAGGCGTATCGTTTCCCCGAATATGACACCCCGATTCCGAGGGCCAAAGATGTGGTGGTGTTTGGCGCGGGCAATGTGGCCATGGACTCGGCCAGAACCGCCATGCGGCTTGGGGCGGATCGCGTGCGCATCGTGTACCGCAGGTCCAGGGAGGAGATGCCCGCACGGAAAGCCGAGATACATCATGCGGAAGAAGAGGGAATCGAGTTCCATCTGCTGACCAACCCCCTCGAATTCATCGGAAACGACAAGGGCAGGCTGGTTGCGGTGAAATGTCAGAAGATGGAGCTCGGTGAGCCGGATGCCTCCGGAAGACGGCGTCCTGTCCCCATTCCGGGCAGCGAATTCACTACGGAATGTGATTTGGGAATTGTCGCGGTTGGAACGGGCGCCAATCCCCTGCTCACCCAGACGACAGCCGATCTGAAATTGAACAAATGGGGATATATCGTCACGGATCCGGCCACCGGGAAAACCAGCAAGAAAGGCGTGTGGGCGGGCGGCGACATCGTGACAGGTTCCGCCACCGTCATTCTGGCGATGGGGGCTGGCCGAAAAGCCGCCGATTCCATTCACAATTATCTCACATGGGGATGGTAATGCCATTTCATCAGTGACAGGTTGTTGGGCAGTGGGCAGTCGGCAGTCGGCTGTGGGCAGTGGATTTTTGGCCTATTTTCATCTCCGGGTGTGGTGACCCCTGCCCATGAGCATTCATCGTGAAAATGCATCTGGTAGGGGCGGCCCCCTGTGGCCGCCCTCCCGGAAAGATCATAAAATGAAAGGATGTCCGCCATGACAGCATCCGCTCCAACCATCACCCTCAAGGGCAATCCGCTTCCCCTTGCCGGAGCATTGCCGCAGGTCGGCCAGAACGCGCCGAACGCCGAGCTGGTCAACAACGATCTGGCCCCGGTTCAGCTCGAGAGCTTTCGCGGAAAAGTGCTTGTCTTGTCTTCGGTGCCTTCCCTCGATACGCCGATATGCGACATGGAAACCAGGCGGTTCAATCAGGAGGCGGAAAAACTGGGAGAGCGCGTCCAGATCATCACCATCAGCATGGATCTGCCTTTTGCGCAAAAACGATGGTGCGGCGCCGCAGGCATCGAACGGGTGCTCACCCTTTCCGATTACCGGGCAGCCGATTTCGGTACGAAGTACGGCGTGCTCATTCCGGCGATCCGGCTCCTTGCCCGTGCGGTTTTCGTGGTCGATGCCGCAGGGGTGATCCGGTATGTGCAACTGGTTCCGGAGGTGGGGCAGGAACCCGAATACGGGCCGATTCTGCAGGCCGTGAAAGCGCTGCTCTGAATGATCCTTCTGGGTACTGTCGTCAATGCGCTTTCCATCGCTTTCGGCGGCCTCATCGGGCTGGTCTTTCGCGGCAGAATTTCCTCGGCGTACCATCGCAGCGTCATGCAGGCCATCGGGCTGGCAGTCGCCATCATCGGAATCAGCGGTGCGCTGAAATTCGTGCAGATTCTGCTCATCATCTTCAGCCTGGCCATCGGCAGCCTTGCCGGCGAGGCCATCGGCATCGAACGCAGGCTCGTTCAGCTTGGCGAATGGATACAGGGCCGGTTTTCGAGCAGCGATAGCGACCTGACGAAGGGTTTTGTGACGGCAAGCCTGCTTTACTGTGTGGGCTCCATGGCCATTGTCGGATCGCTCGAAAGCGGCATTTCCAGCAACCATCAGACCCTGTTCGCCAAATCCATTCTGGATGGCGTCACGGCGATTCTCTTTGCTTCTTCGCTGGGATGGGGGGTGCTGCTTTCCGCCGTATCGGTGTTCGTCTATCAGGGCCTGATCGTGGTTTCGGCATCTGTCATTGCCCCGTATCTGACCCAGCCGGTGGTGGCCGACATGTCATCGGTCGGCGGCATCCTGATTCTGGCGATCGGCATCGAGTTGCTCGATATCCAAAAACTGCACGTCGGCAACATGTTGCCAGCCGTTTTCATTCCCCTGATTTACGGTGTCCTGCGGTCCTGGTTTTAGAGATGGTTACTGATTACTGATTACTGATTACTGACTGCTCGTTTCAGATTTCCCTTTCCCGAGGCAGACAATATGATTCGCAAAAATTCCAAAATCCTGTTCGATCAAGCCACACCCATCATTCCCGGAGGCGTCAACAGCCCCGTACGGGCCTGCAAATCCGTAGGGACCGAGCCCGTTTTCATCCGGAAGGGCGAAGGGTGCCTGC
It includes:
- a CDS encoding AMP-binding protein; this encodes MDLPKYEVGKTTIGELVDNVADQFGQKRALIYPKLGIDYTYSQFRDACNEIARAFMALGIQKGEHIAIWANNVPEWVLTQFATGKMGAVLVTVNTNYRSFELEYLLKQSDSTTLLMIGGVREPDEYLKVINEICPELKECKPGQLKSARVPLLKNVIFLGKGHHPGMFTWNDIMAMARQVSEAELAKRQSSLNADDVINMQYTSGTTGFPKGVQLTHTNLIGNAKSIAECQKLSARDCMCIPVPFFHCFGCVLGTLTCVVSATTMAPVVAFNPVDVLETVEACKCTALHGVPTMFIAELEEMKNRKYDTSHLRTGIMAGSPCPIEVMKQVIDVMGATEMCITYGQTEASPGITMTRTTDPLERKVATVGKALPDVEVKIVDTGTGETVPPGVQGELCTRGYHVMKGYYKNPEGTARAIDKDGWLHTGDLAIMDEEGYCKITGRIKDMIIRGGENIYPREIEEFLYTHPFIKDVQVVGVPSRKYGEEVAAYIQVKNGNSLSAEELKAFCKDKISFHKIPAFFFFVNEYPTTASGKIQKYKLREKAIQELHREEDAKTATA
- the gltA gene encoding NADPH-dependent glutamate synthase encodes the protein MAEKPETKKATPRQKMPEQKPEIRRRNFEEVPIGYSVENAMAEASRCLQCKKPGCVEGCPVNVDIPGFIHLITQGDLTGAIRHIWEQNALPAVCGRVCPQEIQCEGNCIVGKKGEPVAIGNLERFVADYERMHGTGALPPKQAPTGKKVAVVGSGPAGLTVAGDLLRKGHEVTILEAFHKPGGVLVYGIPEFRLPKDIVFSEVAFLERMGARLECNAVVGRTVSLDELFEEGYEAIFLGVGAGLPKFLNVPGENLIGILSANEYLTRTNLMKAYRFPEYDTPIPRAKDVVVFGAGNVAMDSARTAMRLGADRVRIVYRRSREEMPARKAEIHHAEEEGIEFHLLTNPLEFIGNDKGRLVAVKCQKMELGEPDASGRRRPVPIPGSEFTTECDLGIVAVGTGANPLLTQTTADLKLNKWGYIVTDPATGKTSKKGVWAGGDIVTGSATVILAMGAGRKAADSIHNYLTWGW
- the tpx gene encoding thiol peroxidase, translating into MTASAPTITLKGNPLPLAGALPQVGQNAPNAELVNNDLAPVQLESFRGKVLVLSSVPSLDTPICDMETRRFNQEAEKLGERVQIITISMDLPFAQKRWCGAAGIERVLTLSDYRAADFGTKYGVLIPAIRLLARAVFVVDAAGVIRYVQLVPEVGQEPEYGPILQAVKALL
- a CDS encoding YkgJ family cysteine cluster protein, whose amino-acid sequence is METEMIFIRKTDIMPFSCEPSVSCFTECCHDLDQVLTPYDVLRLKNALNLPSGEFLARYTIRFTGPETGLPMVSLKPVAEKQFACPFLSENGCTVYEDRPASCRTYPLIRMAAKSRQTGRITVQYALIREPHCKGWMDGGKGMPLAEWIEQQGLNTYEEMNDRVLSLIEAVNRLKPKSLTPAMRDLIFTAIYDLDTFRSRQALIEELALPEESVSEEVLLKAAIQWAADQI
- a CDS encoding sulfide/dihydroorotate dehydrogenase-like FAD/NAD-binding protein gives rise to the protein MFRIVNREEMAGGTIILNEIEAPLIAKKAKPGQFVILKATETGERIPLTMADTDRQKGTITIIYMVVGKSTALFKTLKVGDGYQDVIGPLGKPTHIEKVGKVVCVGGGTGIAVLHPITRALKEIGNHVISIIGARTKDLLILEDRMKAVSTELHVCTDDGSYGHHGFVTEVLKDVLAKGDVRLAVAIGPVPMMKFVSKITKEFNVPTMVSLNPIMVDGTGMCGGCRVSVGGETKFACVDGPEFDGHQVDYDELMRRLQAYCEDEKKCYNDFCTMQQAS
- a CDS encoding PilZ domain-containing protein; this encodes MSPRAEKRTSSRYPKQVPISCGYVNQTAATNGMTANCSRDGLYFQSRRPFTPGGILRIQTPGMILKETGTEEDIKLPYMTVAEVRWCRQAEVDADRYDVGVRYLHFL